A single Cyprinus carpio isolate SPL01 chromosome A6, ASM1834038v1, whole genome shotgun sequence DNA region contains:
- the LOC109061443 gene encoding ammonium transporter Rh type C 1-like, whose amino-acid sequence MFLLKATDQIKKKGISLNFSLGKSSRLKMAKNTNIRISLPAVCFVWQIAMIILFGVFIRYDEESDTHWIEHRRKKNISTNLENDFYYRYPSFQDVHVMIFVGFGFLMTFLKRYSFGGVGFNFLIAAFGIQWALLMQGWFHHLDEHDWKIKIGVENLINADFCVASCLIAYGACLGKVSPVQLMVLTLFGVTLFAVEEYIILELLHAKDAGGSMVIHTFGAYYGLTISWVLYRPLLSQSKHLQGSVYHSDVFAMIGTLFLWMYWPSFNSAIADHGDGQHRAVINTYLALASSVLTTFAISSISQNNGKLDMVHIQNATLAGGVAMGTASEFMITPYGSLIVGFCSGIVSTFGYLFLTPFMEKTLKIQDTCGIHNLHAMPGVIGGIVGAITAASASESVYGQEGLINTFDFKDAVANRTVNIQGGYQAAALFVAIAFGLVGGALVGGILKLPIWGDPADVNCFDDDVYWEVPEEDENFLSRHPNMNHATSIPDVYQRSNV is encoded by the exons ATGTTCCTATTGAAAGCGACCGACCAAATTAAGAAGAAAGGGATTTCACTGAACTTCTCTTTGGGAAAATCTTCAAGACTTAAAATGGCCAAAAACACCAATATTCGAATCAGTCTCCCAGCAGTCTGCTTTGTCTGGCAGATTGCTATGATTATCCTGTTTGGCGTGTTCATCCGTTATGATGAGGAATCTGACACCCACTGGATcgaacacagaagaaagaaaaatatttccacaaattTAGAGAATGACTTCTACTATAGATATCCAA GTTTTCAGGATGTGCATGTGATGATCTTTGTTGGTTTTGGATTTCTAATGACCTTTCTGAAGCGTTATAGTTTTGGTGGAGTTGGTTTCAATTTTCTCATCGCAGCTTTTGGTATTCAATGGGCTTTGCTGATGCAAGGCTGGTTTCATCACCTTGACGAACATGACTGGAAGATAAAAATTGGGGTTGAGAA CCTCATTAATGCAGATTTCTGCGTGGCCAGCTGTCTCATTGCTTATGGCGCTTGTCTTGGAAAAGTCAGCCCAGTGCAGCTGATGGTTCTTACTCTATTTGGAGTCACCCTGTTTGCTGTTGAGGAGTATATCATTCTTGAACTCCTACAT GCGAAAGATGCTGGTGGTTCCATGGTCATCCATACTTTTGGAGCATATTATGGTCTGACCATATCTTGGGTCTTATATCGACCATTGCTATCTCAAAGCAAGCATTTACAAGGATCTGTTTACCACTCTGATGTATTTGCAATGATTG GCACTCTCTTTCTTTGGATGTACTGGCCCAGTTTTAATTCTGCTATTGCAGATCATGGAGATGGCCAGCACAGAGCTGTTATTAATACCTACCTTGCACTGGCTTCATCAGTTCTCACTACCTTTGCCATTTCAAGTATCTCACAGAATAATGGAAAGCTCGACATG GTACATATTCAGAATGCTACCTTGGCTGGTGGTGTTGCAATGGGAACAGCTTCAGAGTTCATGATTACACCATATGGCTCTCTAATAGTGGGATTCTGTTCAGGCATTGTATCCACATTTGGATATCTTTTCCTGACT CCTTTTATGGAAAAAACTCTGAAGATACAAGACACTTGTGGAATACATAACCTACATGCAATGCCTGGAGTTATAGGTGGTATCGTTGGAGCAATTACTGCAGCTTCTGCCAGTGAATCAGTTTATGGACAAGAAGg GTTGATTAACACTTTCGACTTCAAGGATGCCGTTGCTAACAGGACAGTCAACATTCAGGGTGGTTACCAGGCAGCAGCTCTTTTTGTAGCAATAGCATTTGGCCTTGTAGGTGGAGCTTTGGTTG GTGGGATACTAAAGCTGCCAATATGGGGGGACCCAGCAGACGTCAACTGTTTTGATGATGATGTTTACTGGGag GTTCCTGAGGAGGATGAGAATTTTCTCTCTAGACACCCAAACATGAACCATGCAACAAGCATACCAGATGT GTATCAACGAAGtaatgtgtaa